The Pseudomonas allokribbensis genome has a window encoding:
- a CDS encoding DUF1302 domain-containing protein, translating to MIKTIIAPQSLHPRVQLAVLLLAGGLGSQASAMTFQPSEDLSVDWDTTLTYSLAWRTEARDHKLTANADANDGDNAFSKGSLINNRAGFLTEANIKWQDDYGVFVRATGFYDNVYDQDNDNNTGTSNCFAGGHCNRPDRFSQDTIDQHRNELRMLDYYAYGTWDLGGHNLNARLGNQVVSWGESLFYPGISAAQSPVDATKSTTPGVEVKEILLPVGQLFTQFSLTDSLDIQAYYQYKWEKTQLFGVGSYFSTTDYIDEGGYNDASGFVTRLANDKPSNQGQYGVAFTYAAESLNNTEFGIYYSRYHDKTPSLDFQSELGRYRAVYFDNIDLFGASFSTVIGDVSWAGEVSYRDGAPVMVNNGFSSAVRGKTMQAQSSMIYVLGPTSFADNTTLTGEVVYNTVISNDKSAPVTLAPGFTLPGTDSLVYDREAWGYTAQVSFDYNDVFSGWDMSVPITYSTAAHGDSSIVGSINQGEGDDRASIGSSWRYLGNFTVEARYNAYLGNANNSPLADRDNVALNFKYRF from the coding sequence ATGATAAAAACAATAATCGCCCCACAATCGCTACACCCTCGCGTACAGCTGGCCGTGTTGTTGCTGGCCGGTGGACTGGGCAGCCAGGCCAGCGCGATGACCTTCCAGCCGAGCGAAGATCTGAGCGTCGACTGGGACACCACGCTGACCTACAGCCTCGCCTGGCGGACCGAGGCACGCGATCACAAACTGACGGCCAACGCCGACGCCAATGACGGCGACAATGCGTTTTCCAAAGGCAGCCTGATCAACAACCGCGCCGGTTTCCTCACCGAAGCCAACATCAAATGGCAGGACGATTACGGCGTGTTCGTACGAGCCACGGGCTTCTACGACAACGTCTACGATCAGGACAACGACAACAACACCGGCACCTCGAACTGTTTTGCCGGTGGTCATTGCAACCGGCCGGACCGTTTCTCCCAGGACACCATCGATCAGCACCGCAACGAACTGCGCATGCTCGATTACTACGCCTACGGCACCTGGGATCTGGGTGGGCACAACCTCAATGCGCGGCTGGGTAATCAGGTGGTCAGCTGGGGTGAAAGCCTGTTCTACCCCGGCATTTCGGCGGCGCAGAGCCCGGTGGACGCGACCAAGTCGACCACGCCGGGGGTCGAGGTCAAGGAAATCCTCCTGCCGGTCGGGCAACTGTTCACCCAGTTCAGCCTGACCGACAGCCTCGATATCCAGGCCTACTACCAATACAAATGGGAAAAGACCCAGTTGTTCGGGGTCGGCAGCTACTTCTCCACCACCGACTACATCGACGAGGGCGGCTACAACGACGCCAGCGGTTTCGTGACGCGTCTGGCCAACGACAAACCGAGCAATCAGGGCCAGTACGGTGTGGCCTTCACCTACGCCGCCGAGTCGCTGAACAACACCGAGTTCGGCATTTACTACTCGCGTTATCACGACAAGACGCCGTCGCTGGACTTCCAGTCCGAGCTGGGTCGCTACCGTGCGGTGTACTTCGACAACATCGACCTGTTCGGCGCCAGTTTCTCCACGGTGATCGGCGATGTCAGCTGGGCCGGTGAAGTCAGCTACCGCGACGGTGCGCCGGTGATGGTCAACAACGGCTTCTCCAGCGCGGTACGCGGCAAGACCATGCAAGCGCAGTCGTCGATGATCTACGTGCTCGGCCCGACCTCGTTCGCCGACAACACCACCCTGACCGGCGAAGTCGTCTACAACACCGTGATCAGCAACGACAAGTCAGCGCCGGTGACCCTGGCGCCGGGCTTCACGTTGCCGGGCACCGACAGTCTGGTCTACGACCGCGAAGCCTGGGGTTACACCGCGCAGGTCAGCTTCGATTACAACGACGTGTTCAGCGGCTGGGACATGTCAGTGCCGATCACCTACAGCACCGCTGCCCACGGCGACAGCTCGATTGTCGGCTCGATCAACCAGGGCGAAGGCGACGACCGCGCCAGCATCGGCAGCTCGTGGCGCTACCTGGGCAACTTCACCGTCGAAGCCCGTTACAACGCCTACCTGGGCAATGCCAACAACAGCCCGTTGGCCGACCGCGACAACGTCGCCCTCAACTTCAAATACCGGTTCTGA
- a CDS encoding DUF1329 domain-containing protein has protein sequence MSRFTQTLLSTALTVGLFGSGLTYAKVSPEEAARLGQDLTPMGAEKAGNADGSIPAWSGKWRGLPPGLKFAGPGTPYPDPYAAEKPLFVIDSKNMDKYTDNLSDGEKALLKRYPETFKIPVYPSHRDFRADQRLEDLIKKNAVTAELDNDNNDTKNAWGASPFPIPKNGSELMFNHTLQGRANTEEANYGQAVVYANKEKVLEEVNYKIFSIWSSPDKNLDSANGILTNFLITTLEPVRKKGEIVVGHEFINPTASPRQAWQYSPGQRRVRRAPTVGYDSPTGAGGFRVYDEDRLFNGAPDRYNWTIVGKKELYIPYHNYKIDDPSVTADQILSTTGHVDPQYMRYEKHRVWVLQATLKEGARHVYAKRVLYLDEDTWSATMADNYDARGQLWRTNMQTSVYAYDIERYHARLGIYHDLIAGSYLVDRLLVDQKPAKLNATAFSEDEFTPGNLRKLGTR, from the coding sequence ATGTCTCGATTCACCCAAACGTTATTGAGCACGGCGCTGACTGTCGGCCTGTTCGGCAGTGGTCTGACCTACGCCAAGGTCAGCCCCGAAGAGGCCGCGCGACTGGGCCAGGACCTGACCCCGATGGGCGCCGAAAAGGCTGGCAACGCCGACGGCAGCATTCCGGCCTGGAGCGGCAAGTGGCGTGGTCTGCCACCGGGTCTGAAATTTGCGGGGCCCGGCACGCCGTACCCGGACCCGTACGCGGCGGAAAAACCGCTGTTCGTGATCGACTCGAAGAACATGGACAAGTACACCGATAACCTGTCCGACGGTGAGAAAGCGCTGCTCAAGCGCTACCCGGAAACATTCAAGATCCCGGTGTACCCGAGCCATCGCGACTTCCGCGCCGATCAGCGTCTGGAAGACCTGATCAAGAAAAACGCGGTGACCGCCGAACTCGACAACGACAACAACGACACCAAGAACGCCTGGGGCGCCTCGCCGTTTCCGATTCCGAAAAACGGCAGCGAGTTGATGTTCAACCACACCCTGCAAGGACGCGCCAACACCGAAGAGGCCAACTATGGCCAGGCGGTGGTGTACGCCAACAAGGAAAAAGTGCTCGAAGAGGTCAACTATAAGATCTTCTCGATCTGGTCCAGCCCGGACAAGAACCTCGACAGCGCCAACGGCATCCTGACCAACTTCCTGATCACCACCCTGGAACCGGTGCGCAAGAAAGGCGAGATCGTCGTCGGTCACGAGTTCATCAACCCGACAGCCTCGCCGCGTCAGGCCTGGCAGTACAGCCCCGGCCAGCGCCGCGTTCGTCGCGCCCCCACTGTCGGCTATGACTCGCCGACCGGCGCCGGCGGCTTCCGGGTGTACGACGAAGACCGCTTGTTCAACGGTGCGCCGGACCGCTACAACTGGACCATCGTCGGCAAAAAGGAACTCTACATTCCGTACCACAACTACAAGATCGACGACCCGAGCGTGACGGCCGACCAAATCCTGTCGACCACCGGCCACGTCGATCCGCAGTACATGCGCTACGAAAAACACCGAGTCTGGGTGTTGCAGGCAACGCTCAAGGAAGGCGCCCGCCACGTCTACGCCAAACGTGTGTTGTACCTCGACGAAGACACCTGGTCCGCGACCATGGCCGACAACTACGATGCCCGTGGCCAGTTGTGGCGTACCAACATGCAGACCTCGGTCTACGCCTACGACATCGAGCGCTACCACGCACGCCTCGGCATCTACCATGACCTGATCGCCGGCTCTTATCTGGTTGACCGTCTGCTGGTCGATCAAAAGCCTGCGAAGCTCAATGCCACCGCCTTCTCCGAAGACGAATTCACCCCTGGCAACCTGCGCAAACTCGGTACCCGCTGA
- the surE gene encoding 5'/3'-nucleotidase SurE — protein sequence MNKLLTAALAVAGLGLSTQASALNILLTNDDGCRAPGIDAMYRALTAAGHTVTLVGPLNDSSGISAASVVVPGQALAVTELAPGRFCVGPPEGYTPPTGKTSAIGTPVDAVNVGLDVLLKDTPPDLVVSGINFGENVGPLTQMSGTLNAAVRAMFKGVPAVAVSTAIDMDLIMRDQQAGYRKTLGAMDDTAKFAVKVIEQAHQSCAKHRCKLNVLGLPGVNGLNLNYPALPANQVKGVSFAPIGNWDRVNFTSQRGADGSVHVNLVAPPKPTATQQQADAYQLWQGHAVITVIAGNMSAPPAVQDQAKKMLKSVQP from the coding sequence ATGAATAAGTTGCTCACTGCGGCCCTCGCCGTGGCCGGCCTCGGTTTGTCGACGCAGGCCAGCGCCCTGAACATTCTGCTGACCAACGACGATGGCTGCCGCGCCCCCGGCATCGATGCGATGTACCGCGCACTGACCGCCGCCGGGCACACCGTCACCCTGGTCGGCCCGTTGAACGACAGCAGCGGCATCAGCGCCGCCAGCGTCGTGGTGCCAGGCCAGGCCTTGGCGGTGACCGAGCTTGCGCCCGGCAGATTCTGCGTCGGCCCGCCCGAGGGCTACACCCCGCCGACCGGCAAGACCTCGGCCATCGGCACGCCGGTGGATGCGGTCAACGTGGGGCTGGATGTGCTGCTCAAGGACACGCCACCGGATCTGGTAGTGTCAGGCATCAACTTCGGTGAGAACGTCGGCCCGCTGACGCAGATGTCCGGGACGTTGAATGCGGCGGTTCGGGCCATGTTCAAAGGCGTTCCGGCCGTGGCGGTGTCGACGGCCATCGACATGGACCTGATCATGCGCGACCAGCAGGCCGGCTACCGCAAGACCCTGGGCGCCATGGACGACACCGCGAAGTTTGCAGTGAAAGTCATCGAACAGGCTCACCAGAGCTGCGCCAAACACCGCTGCAAACTGAATGTGCTCGGGTTGCCGGGCGTTAACGGGCTGAACCTCAACTACCCGGCGTTGCCTGCCAATCAAGTCAAAGGCGTGAGTTTTGCCCCGATCGGCAATTGGGACCGGGTGAACTTCACCTCACAGCGCGGTGCCGACGGCTCGGTTCACGTCAATCTGGTCGCACCGCCAAAACCTACGGCCACTCAGCAGCAGGCCGATGCGTATCAGCTGTGGCAGGGACATGCAGTGATTACGGTGATCGCCGGCAATATGAGCGCGCCGCCGGCGGTGCAGGATCAGGCGAAGAAAATGCTCAAAAGCGTCCAGCCTTGA
- a CDS encoding 3,4-dihydroxy-2-butanone-4-phosphate synthase → MSLAFDSVPQLLEAIAAGQMVVITDDENNAEGSLLMAAERVGAEAVTFMAVQARGLICLALTEQRCRELGLDLMVPHSRAQHGVGFTRSIEAATGVSTGISTADRARSIQVAVDPASGPADLVQPGHIFPVQALPGGVMQRAGHVEAACDLTRLAGLQPAATLVGILDEDGELARGEQLHEFARRHGLRIGSIAELIHYRILHEGTIERGEAYPLLTRHGEFQVTAYQDTYQGALHLALVKGRIDSTQPVLVRVQGIETLRDALGCESENGPQQWTLERSLACIAAAECGVLVLLAQKETAEGVLEQLRQRSGGKSRPPHFPHRTLGIGAQILRDQNVRKMRLMSSPVPYKAVSGFDLEVTEFIPFQSAV, encoded by the coding sequence ATGAGTCTGGCGTTCGACAGTGTGCCGCAACTGCTCGAAGCCATCGCGGCGGGACAGATGGTGGTCATCACCGATGACGAAAACAACGCTGAAGGCTCACTGCTGATGGCCGCCGAACGGGTCGGGGCCGAGGCGGTAACCTTCATGGCAGTACAGGCGCGCGGCTTGATCTGCCTGGCACTGACCGAGCAGCGCTGCCGCGAGCTGGGGCTGGACCTGATGGTGCCCCATTCGCGGGCGCAGCATGGCGTGGGGTTTACCCGTTCGATCGAGGCCGCAACCGGTGTATCCACGGGGATCAGTACTGCCGACCGGGCGCGCTCGATTCAGGTGGCAGTCGACCCGGCCAGTGGCCCGGCGGATCTGGTGCAACCGGGGCATATCTTTCCGGTGCAGGCCTTGCCCGGTGGCGTCATGCAGCGGGCCGGGCATGTCGAGGCGGCGTGCGACCTGACCCGCCTCGCGGGCCTGCAACCGGCGGCGACACTGGTGGGCATTCTCGACGAGGACGGCGAACTGGCCCGTGGCGAGCAGTTGCACGAATTCGCCCGCCGCCATGGCCTGCGCATCGGCAGCATCGCCGAGCTGATTCACTACCGCATTCTTCACGAAGGCACGATCGAACGCGGTGAGGCCTATCCCTTGCTGACCCGCCACGGCGAGTTCCAGGTGACGGCGTATCAGGACACTTATCAAGGCGCGCTGCATCTGGCGCTGGTCAAAGGCCGGATCGACAGCACTCAACCGGTGCTGGTGCGGGTGCAAGGCATCGAAACCCTGCGCGATGCCCTGGGCTGCGAAAGCGAAAACGGACCGCAGCAATGGACCCTTGAACGTTCGCTGGCGTGCATCGCGGCGGCCGAATGCGGTGTGCTGGTGTTATTGGCGCAGAAAGAAACCGCTGAAGGTGTGCTCGAGCAATTGCGTCAGCGCAGCGGTGGCAAGTCGCGGCCGCCGCATTTTCCGCATCGTACGTTGGGCATCGGCGCGCAGATACTGCGTGATCAGAACGTGCGCAAGATGCGCCTGATGAGTTCTCCAGTGCCCTACAAAGCGGTGTCGGGGTTCGATCTCGAAGTCACTGAATTCATCCCGTTCCAATCCGCCGTCTGA
- a CDS encoding alpha/beta hydrolase, whose amino-acid sequence MPLDKQIALILQQFSDLPAPDYSQLDAAHYRQFCDNMQPAIPGVPMIEVRNLRVEGAIGELDARLYRPSKEGNLPLLVYFHGGGFVVGNLDTHDNLCRSLAHLTDAVVVSVAYRLAPEHPFPAAPLDCYRATCWLVEHAAQLGVDGSRLAVAGDSAGGNLALAVSQLAVQRQGPKIRYQCLFYPVTDARCDSHSYREFADGFFLTGAMMNWFWQQYLQEDGQGDDPLASPLRAGSVAHLPPTTLITAEFDPLRDEGEAFAERLRAAEVPVRVQRCEGMIHGFISMAPFVEGAAQVLSEAAADLREALQ is encoded by the coding sequence ATGCCGCTCGATAAACAGATCGCGCTGATACTCCAGCAATTCAGCGACCTGCCGGCACCCGATTACAGTCAACTCGATGCTGCGCACTATCGGCAGTTCTGCGACAACATGCAGCCGGCGATACCGGGCGTGCCGATGATCGAAGTGCGTAACTTGCGGGTCGAGGGTGCGATTGGCGAACTGGATGCGCGTCTGTATCGGCCGTCGAAAGAGGGCAATCTGCCGTTGCTGGTGTATTTCCATGGCGGCGGTTTTGTCGTCGGTAACCTCGACACTCACGACAACCTGTGCCGCTCGCTGGCCCACCTGACCGACGCCGTGGTGGTGTCGGTGGCTTATCGCCTGGCGCCGGAACACCCGTTCCCGGCGGCGCCGCTGGATTGCTACCGGGCGACCTGCTGGCTGGTGGAACACGCGGCGCAACTGGGCGTCGATGGCAGCCGGCTCGCGGTGGCGGGGGACAGCGCCGGGGGCAATCTGGCATTGGCGGTCAGTCAGTTGGCGGTGCAACGGCAGGGGCCGAAGATCCGCTATCAATGCCTGTTCTATCCCGTCACCGACGCCCGTTGCGACAGCCATTCCTACCGGGAATTTGCCGATGGTTTCTTCCTTACCGGCGCCATGATGAACTGGTTCTGGCAGCAGTATTTGCAGGAAGACGGGCAGGGTGATGATCCGCTGGCTTCGCCATTGCGTGCCGGAAGCGTGGCGCATTTGCCGCCGACGACCCTGATCACCGCCGAATTCGATCCGCTGCGTGACGAAGGCGAGGCGTTCGCCGAGCGCTTGCGTGCAGCCGAAGTTCCCGTGCGCGTGCAGCGCTGTGAAGGGATGATTCACGGTTTCATCAGCATGGCGCCGTTTGTCGAAGGTGCCGCCCAGGTGTTGTCCGAAGCGGCCGCCGACCTGCGCGAGGCGCTGCAATGA
- a CDS encoding SDR family NAD(P)-dependent oxidoreductase has product MNEQSGPVAVITGAGSGIGRGLAEHAAKLGMRLVLADLDASRLENLCAELRSGGAQAVACVTDVGDLEQVERLRDVALDQFGGVDLLFNNAGVMQTGHSWEITAQQWQRMLDVNLCGVINGIRCFVPLFLRQGRAAHVINTASLAGLLSSPLMAPYNVTKQAVVALSETLHYELTLLGAPVSVSVVCPGPVASEIMASNQVVDGAGSSFSQLLDSSIRQGMTPAVLAEQVFAAIAEKRFWVFPHKGFKVALQQRVQSILEESNPQFKMSDVEEDAHAAR; this is encoded by the coding sequence ATGAATGAGCAATCAGGGCCGGTCGCGGTCATTACCGGTGCCGGCAGTGGCATCGGCCGGGGGCTGGCCGAGCATGCGGCCAAGTTGGGGATGCGCCTGGTGCTGGCCGATCTCGATGCGTCGCGGCTGGAGAACCTCTGCGCTGAACTGCGAAGCGGCGGAGCGCAGGCCGTCGCCTGTGTCACCGATGTCGGCGATCTGGAACAGGTGGAGCGCTTGCGCGATGTCGCCCTCGATCAGTTTGGCGGGGTCGATCTGTTGTTCAACAATGCCGGGGTGATGCAGACCGGCCACAGCTGGGAAATCACCGCGCAGCAGTGGCAGCGCATGCTCGACGTCAATCTTTGCGGGGTCATCAACGGCATTCGCTGTTTCGTGCCGTTGTTTTTACGTCAGGGCCGCGCGGCCCATGTGATCAACACCGCGTCACTGGCCGGTCTGCTCAGCAGCCCGTTGATGGCGCCTTACAACGTGACCAAGCAGGCGGTGGTCGCGCTGTCGGAAACCCTGCACTACGAATTGACCCTGCTCGGTGCACCTGTGTCGGTTTCTGTCGTGTGTCCGGGGCCGGTGGCCAGTGAAATCATGGCCTCCAACCAAGTGGTCGACGGCGCCGGTTCGTCCTTCAGCCAATTGCTCGACAGCAGCATCCGTCAAGGCATGACGCCTGCGGTACTCGCAGAACAGGTGTTCGCCGCCATCGCCGAAAAGCGCTTCTGGGTCTTTCCCCACAAAGGCTTCAAAGTGGCCCTGCAGCAACGGGTGCAGAGCATCCTGGAAGAGTCCAACCCACAATTCAAAATGTCCGATGTAGAGGAAGATGCCCATGCCGCTCGATAA
- a CDS encoding Rieske 2Fe-2S domain-containing protein, producing MSTLHRIEAKLLEDRYARGWHCLGLAARYRDGKAHRLDVFGTRLVAFQGEDGELHILDGYCPHMGADLSTGCIEGNSIRCPFHAWRWGADGVCDDIPYAKRIPPRAKLKSWPLMEENHLLFVWNDPEGNPPLPEQRIPRIDACFSDEWAEWEVAELQIDTNCRELIDNVADMAHFGTVHGAPVEAFSNVFEGHLATQIMSARSERLSGDSALSTVATYYGPAYQITEMTGAMNGQPIHSILLNCHVPIDLDSFTLRYGVLVKKIPGLSEEQNQAMAKAYVQQAQEAFYEDVSIWHSKTRVDNPLLCDGDGPVYQLRRWYEQFYTDVGLLSADVQDQKEFIVRAREQA from the coding sequence ATGAGTACCCTGCACCGTATCGAAGCCAAACTGCTGGAAGACCGCTACGCACGCGGCTGGCACTGCCTGGGCCTGGCCGCCCGCTACCGCGACGGCAAGGCCCACCGTCTGGACGTGTTCGGCACCCGGTTGGTAGCGTTTCAGGGCGAGGACGGCGAGCTGCACATTCTCGACGGTTATTGCCCGCACATGGGCGCCGACCTCAGCACCGGTTGCATCGAAGGCAATTCGATTCGCTGCCCTTTCCACGCCTGGCGCTGGGGCGCCGACGGCGTTTGCGATGACATTCCCTACGCCAAGCGCATTCCGCCACGGGCCAAGCTCAAGAGCTGGCCGCTGATGGAGGAAAACCATCTGCTGTTCGTCTGGAACGACCCCGAAGGCAACCCGCCGCTGCCCGAGCAACGCATCCCGCGCATTGACGCCTGCTTCAGCGACGAATGGGCCGAGTGGGAGGTCGCTGAATTGCAGATCGACACCAACTGCCGCGAACTGATCGACAACGTCGCCGACATGGCGCACTTCGGCACGGTACACGGCGCTCCGGTCGAGGCCTTCAGCAACGTGTTCGAAGGCCATCTCGCCACGCAGATCATGAGCGCTCGCAGCGAGCGGCTGTCCGGCGACAGCGCGTTGAGCACCGTGGCCACCTATTACGGGCCGGCCTACCAGATCACCGAAATGACCGGTGCCATGAACGGTCAGCCGATCCACTCGATCCTGCTCAACTGCCATGTGCCGATCGACCTCGACAGCTTCACCCTGCGCTACGGCGTGCTGGTGAAAAAGATCCCGGGCTTGAGCGAAGAACAGAATCAGGCAATGGCCAAGGCCTATGTGCAACAGGCCCAGGAAGCCTTTTACGAAGACGTGTCGATCTGGCACAGCAAGACCCGCGTCGATAACCCGTTGCTCTGCGATGGCGATGGCCCGGTCTATCAATTGCGGCGCTGGTACGAGCAGTTCTACACCGACGTCGGTCTGCTTTCAGCGGATGTGCAGGACCAGAAAGAGTTCATCGTGCGGGCCCGCGAACAGGCCTGA
- a CDS encoding helix-turn-helix transcriptional regulator, whose translation MQQSLSLDTFSDLIGNLYQGPLETIPWATFLNQLNVYLKSKYVTFILRPPSTHVDGLMVNTTGTSTEAVASYNTHFFTLDPFVGLPNRQVVTLAEFVSSDDWQKSEFYKNFLEAVDVFHILGADINTCDGAQCRIRISRGRDDKPFGDEEKTLLAHFIPHLERSIKVHMQLNRIEVERNLYAGAVNQMAVGTIILDEAGKVLQTNQVADRLIQERDGIKLVNDGLQVGTDRDTQEFRRLVKQSLLSQKSSNPSMVEALRVQRPSGRADLGIIVRSVPLSEWSEGKQCPTVVIFISDPEQQSTAPQEIVRALFDFTPAETQLAMLLANGLTLDEASEELGISRNTARAHLRSTFSKTGVTRQTMLVRLILRSVATLG comes from the coding sequence ATGCAGCAGAGCCTCAGCCTCGACACGTTCAGCGATCTCATCGGCAACCTGTATCAGGGGCCGCTGGAAACCATTCCCTGGGCGACCTTTCTCAACCAGCTCAACGTTTACCTGAAAAGCAAGTACGTGACCTTCATCCTGCGGCCGCCCAGCACCCATGTGGACGGACTGATGGTCAACACTACCGGCACCTCGACCGAAGCGGTCGCCTCGTACAACACGCACTTTTTCACCCTCGACCCCTTCGTCGGCCTGCCCAACCGCCAGGTGGTGACCCTCGCCGAATTCGTCTCCAGCGATGACTGGCAGAAATCCGAGTTCTACAAGAACTTCCTCGAAGCGGTGGACGTGTTCCATATCCTCGGCGCCGACATCAACACCTGCGACGGCGCCCAGTGCCGGATCCGCATCAGTCGCGGCCGGGATGACAAGCCTTTTGGCGATGAAGAGAAAACCCTGCTCGCGCATTTCATTCCGCACCTCGAGCGCTCGATCAAGGTTCACATGCAGCTCAACCGCATCGAGGTCGAACGCAACCTCTACGCCGGCGCGGTGAATCAGATGGCGGTCGGCACGATCATCCTCGACGAAGCCGGCAAAGTGCTGCAGACCAACCAGGTGGCCGACCGGTTGATCCAGGAAAGGGACGGCATCAAACTGGTCAACGATGGCCTGCAGGTCGGTACGGACCGCGACACGCAAGAGTTTCGCCGCTTGGTCAAACAGTCGCTGCTCTCGCAGAAAAGCAGCAACCCGTCGATGGTCGAGGCGCTGCGCGTGCAACGGCCGTCCGGGCGGGCTGACTTGGGCATCATCGTGCGCTCGGTGCCGCTGTCGGAGTGGAGCGAAGGCAAACAGTGCCCGACCGTGGTGATTTTCATCAGCGACCCGGAGCAACAGTCCACCGCGCCCCAGGAGATCGTCCGCGCCCTGTTTGACTTCACACCGGCCGAGACCCAACTGGCCATGTTGCTGGCCAACGGGCTGACCCTCGACGAAGCCTCGGAAGAACTGGGCATCAGCCGCAACACCGCGCGCGCCCACCTGCGCTCGACCTTCTCCAAGACCGGCGTAACCCGCCAGACCATGCTCGTGCGCCTGATCCTGCGCAGCGTGGCCACCCTCGGCTGA